CAGCACCTGAAAACAGCGCCCTGATTCTGTTTTCAACAGCAAGCCTGATATCCGCAGGATTGCCTCCTGTCAGTTCAAGCTCTCCAATAATCAGGACATTCACCGCCAAAGGCCCTTTGACTATTACATCATCGTTGATCGGCTTTTTTTCATTAACTACAGCATCCACAGCCGCGACCAGCTCTGCGGTCGGCAGCCCTGCCGCGCCTCTTATCACAACATCAATCGTGCCCTGACCCCTTGGGTGATTATCCATGATCCTTACTCCGGTCACTCCTGTCACAGACCTTGCCCATGATTCATAAGCGTATTTGGTGCAGCCGTTTATCGCGGCCCAGGCAAGCTGATATCTAAGCCTCAGGCTGTCATCGTCTTCTTCGTCTATGGCCTCGGACGCAAGCCATCCGGCCCGGTTGATTACTCCGTCAATGCCAGGAATAACCGAGGCCATTTCCCTTATCTGGCCTGCTGTTACATTGCCCGCGCAGCCACAGGATTCTGATTCGACCGCGACAAGCGTTTCAATTTCTCCATCCTGTAAAACCACGTCAGCCAGGGTAACAAACCTATAGACATTGCCGAGTCCGTCTGGCGGAGTTCTGATAACGCTGCCCGCAGCTATGGGAACATTGCCAGCAGAGTCTGAGCGGTAAAAAATAATATTGCCCCTGGCTTTTGTGGCCTTCTTGCGAGAAACCCCGACCTGACCGCAATGCAGGTCAAGCCATAAACCTGTGGCTGTTGACGGAAACGCCTGCTTAAGCACAAAATCAAGAAACTGATAAAGCTGATAAAGACCCCAGGCCCAAAGCTCTATCAAACCACGGACAGGCCCTCTGTTAAGATTGAGAGGTCGTGGCAAATCTCCATCAGCCTGAACCGCCTCGATGCGCTCAAACAAGCTACTTCTGATGCTTTCGAGTGTTTGCTTAACCAGTAACATCCTTGATCACCATTTCCATGTTTGCGCCGATTTCCATTACCAGGTTGAATTTATGGTTCTCGTTGATCAGCCTGGCTTCCGCCTGGATAACAATCCCTGTGTGATCCCATCCTGAAACCATGGCCTGGGCAGACATGGGCACAACCCTCGGATCAAGCCCGATCCTGTAAACAACTTCATTAACCAGGGCCATTCTGTTCGTGACCGTGTTTTCGTCCTTGGCATAAAGATAGATTTCAGAGCCGAATGCCTTGTCGTAAAACAGAGAACCCAGAGGAGTGGCCAGTCTCAGCCTTATGTCCTGGACAGCCGCCCTGACTCCCTCGGTTATGGCTGCTTCTCCATTTGCGGCCACAACAGCCTGCAAGGATTCATCAAGCAGCATGTCGAACCCATAAATATTTTCCATTATTCACCATTCGCCGTAATGTTTGCAGACCCTGTCACGCAGATCCCTGATCCGCAGAAATGGG
The nucleotide sequence above comes from Desulforegula conservatrix Mb1Pa. Encoded proteins:
- a CDS encoding baseplate J/gp47 family protein; the protein is MLLVKQTLESIRSSLFERIEAVQADGDLPRPLNLNRGPVRGLIELWAWGLYQLYQFLDFVLKQAFPSTATGLWLDLHCGQVGVSRKKATKARGNIIFYRSDSAGNVPIAAGSVIRTPPDGLGNVYRFVTLADVVLQDGEIETLVAVESESCGCAGNVTAGQIREMASVIPGIDGVINRAGWLASEAIDEEDDDSLRLRYQLAWAAINGCTKYAYESWARSVTGVTGVRIMDNHPRGQGTIDVVIRGAAGLPTAELVAAVDAVVNEKKPINDDVIVKGPLAVNVLIIGELELTGGNPADIRLAVENRIRALFSGAVVSGVAPLEIGQDVTRDLLTFLVLGTGSNIKKVNWASPVSDIGIPDDGLGVLESLDLTWKWAEA